A region of Paraburkholderia sp. BL23I1N1 DNA encodes the following proteins:
- a CDS encoding type II toxin-antitoxin system RelE/ParE family toxin, whose amino-acid sequence MNKINWTQKAAKQLRKLDSQHQVQIRNGVATLSAMPDCQNVKALTNHEYEYRLRVGNYRVLFNWDGAIKVVEIEEVRKRDERTY is encoded by the coding sequence ATGAACAAGATCAACTGGACCCAGAAAGCAGCGAAGCAGCTCCGGAAACTGGACTCTCAGCATCAGGTCCAGATCCGCAACGGCGTCGCAACCTTGTCGGCGATGCCCGACTGCCAGAACGTCAAGGCGCTGACGAACCACGAGTATGAATACAGACTGCGCGTCGGTAACTACCGGGTCCTGTTCAACTGGGACGGCGCAATCAAGGTCGTCGAGATCGAAGAAGTGAGGAAACGCGATGAACGCACCTACTAA
- a CDS encoding MmcB family DNA repair protein, with product MSSNDVQPARPINAGLVEAAIRRHVDHRRNTLIPEASVRYALPGARGYDEYRADFMMVSGAGYGTELEVKVSIADWRADLKKSKWVGMPAWITRFVYVVPEQLGIPEFVPGHAGVWHVKPARVDHFSTQPDGYEIVLARAPHVLGREKVPPAVIGKWYRNLYYRYWEQRIDAQRRIPRHIREGVA from the coding sequence ATGAGCAGCAATGACGTCCAGCCCGCGCGGCCGATTAACGCAGGCCTCGTTGAGGCCGCGATCCGGCGGCACGTCGATCATCGTCGAAACACCCTGATTCCAGAGGCGTCGGTCCGCTATGCGCTTCCCGGCGCGCGCGGCTACGACGAATACCGCGCGGACTTCATGATGGTCTCAGGCGCTGGCTACGGCACCGAACTTGAAGTCAAGGTATCGATCGCCGACTGGCGCGCGGATCTGAAGAAATCGAAGTGGGTGGGCATGCCCGCGTGGATCACGCGCTTCGTCTATGTCGTCCCCGAGCAGCTCGGCATACCCGAGTTCGTGCCCGGGCACGCTGGTGTCTGGCATGTGAAACCCGCTCGCGTCGACCACTTCAGCACGCAGCCAGACGGCTACGAGATCGTGCTGGCCCGCGCGCCGCACGTGCTCGGCCGCGAGAAGGTGCCACCGGCCGTGATCGGCAAGTGGTACCGCAATCTCTACTACCGCTATTGGGAACAGCGCATTGACGCCCAGCGCCGGATCCCGCGTCATATCCGCGAGGGAGTTGCATGA
- a CDS encoding DUF1364 family protein, which produces MLTRKTPLRRTPWKSSPVESKDWRTELHSGGIKRKARKKRSGHDAKMRNACRDQICYLRVPGVCHQLEREDTIVPCHSNESEHGKAGMRKADDKYTVPGCGLCHYWLDFGGAPQMLKCSTWRRAYREWSEVRDGMPDESVGEIDG; this is translated from the coding sequence ATGCTGACCCGTAAGACGCCATTGCGCCGCACCCCCTGGAAAAGCTCACCTGTCGAGTCGAAGGACTGGCGCACCGAGTTACACAGCGGCGGCATCAAGCGCAAAGCACGGAAGAAGCGCAGCGGCCACGACGCGAAGATGCGCAACGCGTGCCGCGACCAGATCTGCTATCTGCGCGTGCCCGGTGTCTGTCACCAGCTCGAGCGCGAAGACACGATCGTGCCGTGTCACAGCAACGAGAGCGAGCACGGGAAAGCAGGGATGCGCAAGGCCGATGACAAATACACGGTGCCGGGATGCGGCCTATGTCACTACTGGCTCGACTTCGGCGGCGCGCCGCAGATGCTGAAGTGCTCGACGTGGCGGCGCGCATACAGGGAATGGTCAGAGGTGCGTGACGGCATGCCTGACGAGTCAGTGGGAGAGATCGATGGTTGA
- a CDS encoding helix-turn-helix domain-containing protein — MSHHLTNCTWDLSDVPSELSGLGLLVLLRLAHLSVQSTGECTVSVPELAVKCRISDSGVRRQIRVLEAMGLVTQFRDGRRTLFRVNVAARDEQQ; from the coding sequence GTGTCCCACCATTTAACAAACTGCACTTGGGATCTGTCCGACGTGCCATCGGAGCTGAGCGGTCTCGGCCTGCTCGTACTACTACGCCTTGCACATCTAAGCGTGCAAAGCACCGGCGAGTGTACGGTGAGCGTGCCGGAACTCGCGGTCAAATGCCGCATTTCCGACAGCGGCGTGCGTCGGCAGATCAGGGTGCTGGAAGCGATGGGCCTGGTCACGCAGTTCAGAGACGGTCGCCGGACGCTTTTCCGGGTGAACGTGGCGGCGCGTGATGAGCAGCAATGA
- a CDS encoding helix-turn-helix domain-containing protein, with translation MNAPTNIQVINGPDGKPVFVVMPYADYVARYGAERGLIPHEVVSRTVDGAPPARAWREHLGLTQADVAAKLGITQSAYAQQENGQRLRKSTREKIAGALGITAEQLDF, from the coding sequence ATGAACGCACCTACTAACATCCAAGTCATCAACGGGCCGGACGGAAAACCGGTCTTCGTGGTGATGCCCTATGCCGACTACGTGGCTCGTTATGGCGCCGAGCGCGGGTTGATCCCACACGAGGTCGTGAGTCGCACGGTCGATGGCGCGCCGCCTGCGCGCGCATGGCGCGAGCACCTCGGTCTGACCCAGGCCGATGTGGCTGCGAAGCTTGGAATCACGCAGTCCGCATACGCTCAACAGGAAAACGGTCAACGGCTGCGCAAGTCGACGCGCGAGAAGATCGCGGGTGCACTCGGCATCACTGCCGAGCAGCTCGACTTCTGA
- a CDS encoding LexA family transcriptional regulator, which produces MNERELARQRIEALRAAIDKLCGGNRTAFGKRLGYKDGAFVRQMLSGDRPVTEKTIRAIEALPGMKNWFSEATIGVPHHGAHASPAAAEHKVGASDAPNTGEKRGLITTVGKNTWSRMVKSAELDSQHQGTYPLISWAQARTWDSIVDNFAYGDAEQWLDSPVAVSQKSYYLRVRGESMYDPADHRSFREGEIVLVDPKGTPDHRKFIVVMVDGEAEPILRQLISEGERIYLKALNPAWPEGITEIQDNAVICGVVKTKIVTYD; this is translated from the coding sequence ATGAATGAACGTGAACTGGCGCGACAGCGCATCGAGGCTCTTAGAGCCGCGATCGACAAACTCTGCGGTGGAAATCGAACCGCCTTTGGCAAGCGTCTCGGCTATAAGGACGGCGCTTTCGTGCGTCAAATGCTTTCTGGCGATCGACCTGTCACCGAAAAAACGATACGGGCGATCGAAGCGCTCCCCGGCATGAAAAATTGGTTTTCCGAGGCGACGATCGGCGTGCCCCACCACGGAGCACATGCTTCACCGGCAGCAGCCGAGCACAAAGTTGGGGCCAGCGATGCACCAAACACGGGCGAAAAACGCGGTCTTATTACCACCGTAGGTAAAAATACCTGGTCTAGGATGGTAAAAAGTGCTGAGCTTGATTCTCAACATCAGGGGACATATCCCCTGATTTCATGGGCACAAGCTAGAACCTGGGATTCCATTGTGGACAACTTTGCGTACGGTGATGCCGAGCAGTGGCTCGACTCACCGGTTGCTGTTTCTCAGAAGTCGTATTACCTGCGCGTACGCGGTGAAAGCATGTACGACCCCGCGGACCATCGCTCCTTCCGCGAGGGAGAGATCGTGCTCGTTGATCCGAAGGGGACGCCGGACCACCGTAAATTCATAGTTGTAATGGTCGATGGCGAGGCGGAGCCAATTCTTCGTCAGCTAATTTCGGAAGGCGAACGGATCTATCTAAAGGCGCTGAATCCCGCTTGGCCCGAGGGGATAACTGAGATCCAAGACAATGCGGTCATATGCGGCGTCGTAAAAACGAAAATCGTGACGTACGACTGA
- a CDS encoding DNA-binding protein, whose amino-acid sequence MTQTTEKLFRTPQDALIFAFNYSMQRGDRSLTDRMAAPSPRTGKGLSGNDGAAQAGMIRRELEELTDIERAVLVARFAPRSWPCACGRACCSGYTPNPEYLGAISLLTQAAMSALAGRVVHYQLRRGLVEKAAGAKVEIKALALKCEVSEKTAEAHWQLIKLWFQGRAKPKKVKPSKRTRTAAGVGAADVTDEPHLHDEAVEQPDVASSADGLESRARKAADSLLSTLTFIGEG is encoded by the coding sequence ATGACCCAGACCACAGAGAAGCTGTTCCGCACGCCGCAGGACGCGCTGATATTCGCGTTCAACTATTCCATGCAGCGAGGGGACCGCTCGCTGACCGATCGCATGGCCGCGCCATCGCCGCGTACGGGGAAAGGCCTGAGCGGCAACGACGGCGCCGCTCAGGCCGGGATGATCCGCCGCGAGCTCGAGGAGTTGACCGATATCGAGCGCGCCGTGCTGGTGGCTCGGTTCGCGCCGCGTTCATGGCCCTGTGCGTGCGGCCGCGCATGCTGTTCCGGATACACGCCGAACCCGGAGTACCTCGGGGCTATCAGCCTGCTGACGCAGGCAGCGATGAGCGCGCTCGCGGGCCGCGTCGTTCATTACCAACTGCGCCGCGGACTTGTCGAGAAGGCGGCCGGCGCAAAAGTCGAGATCAAGGCGCTGGCGCTCAAATGCGAGGTGTCGGAGAAGACTGCCGAGGCGCATTGGCAGCTCATCAAACTGTGGTTCCAGGGGCGTGCGAAGCCGAAGAAGGTTAAGCCGTCGAAGCGTACGCGCACGGCCGCCGGTGTCGGCGCAGCTGATGTGACGGACGAGCCGCATCTGCACGATGAAGCGGTCGAGCAGCCTGATGTGGCCAGCTCCGCCGATGGGCTCGAATCTCGCGCCCGAAAGGCGGCGGATTCTCTTCTCTCGACTCTCACCTTCATAGGCGAGGGTTAG
- a CDS encoding ParB/RepB/Spo0J family partition protein, with product MQTTQEASVEFMPLCSIQPSPTNPRKRFSDADQAEMVASVSKHGVLQPMLVRPWPNEPGLFELVAGERRHRAATAAGLSDVPVLVRDLSDDEVLHIQIVENLQRKDLHPLEEADGYKVLSDRGHTLEQIADEVSQTKTYVAQRLKLCVLNASTRKLFFDGKLTVATASLIARMPAELQEKAAKEIVAPWIDGEPRSAKAAFAHIERTYMLRLDQAPFKPSDAELVPAAGACGPCPKRTGNQSDLFGDVKSKDTCTDPACYETKRAAAAAQKRADAEAAGRKVISGKEAKSVLPTQYSAMQGGYVKLDDRCHDDAKSRTFRQILGAKGVKTAALLETPYDGQLVDVMHKSDLKKALADKGIQARSAGSSNPSQSAENAKKKAADAYRGELFRRVREKHSGTGLDDFDLKIVAVTFYRRLWNENQRRLSKLYDWGSKAISEADFAKKVDEFEKNDSEALGRLVMDIALIGESVAENYSSAKPELLEATARVRGIDPGLVRKHVEGDMKPKRPTPIPAKKMPANAPKPPAKAAGKKAAPAKKPPAAKKAQAPKKPIAAKKSTKRASPADLFNSDEAKVAWPFPTDSGRRP from the coding sequence GTGCAGACCACACAAGAGGCTTCCGTCGAGTTTATGCCGCTCTGTTCGATCCAGCCGTCGCCGACCAATCCGCGCAAGCGCTTCTCCGATGCCGATCAGGCCGAGATGGTAGCGAGCGTTAGCAAGCACGGTGTCCTGCAGCCGATGCTCGTGCGCCCGTGGCCCAATGAGCCCGGCCTGTTCGAGCTCGTCGCCGGCGAACGTCGTCACCGCGCCGCCACCGCTGCCGGCCTGAGCGACGTTCCGGTGCTCGTGCGGGATCTCTCGGACGACGAGGTGCTCCATATCCAGATCGTCGAGAACCTGCAGCGCAAGGATCTGCATCCGCTCGAAGAAGCCGACGGCTATAAGGTCCTGTCCGATCGCGGCCACACGCTCGAGCAAATTGCCGACGAGGTCAGCCAGACGAAGACGTATGTCGCGCAGCGCCTGAAGCTGTGCGTGCTCAACGCGTCCACGCGCAAGCTGTTCTTCGATGGCAAGCTGACGGTCGCGACCGCGTCGCTTATCGCTCGGATGCCTGCAGAGCTGCAGGAGAAGGCTGCCAAAGAGATCGTGGCGCCGTGGATCGACGGCGAACCGCGGTCGGCGAAGGCCGCATTTGCGCATATCGAGCGCACGTACATGCTGCGGCTCGACCAAGCCCCATTCAAGCCGTCGGATGCCGAGTTGGTGCCGGCGGCCGGCGCGTGCGGTCCGTGCCCGAAGCGCACCGGCAATCAGTCCGACCTCTTCGGAGACGTGAAGAGCAAAGATACCTGCACGGATCCGGCCTGCTACGAGACCAAGCGCGCCGCCGCGGCCGCGCAGAAACGCGCCGACGCCGAGGCTGCGGGCCGCAAGGTCATCAGCGGAAAGGAAGCGAAAAGCGTGCTCCCGACCCAGTACAGCGCAATGCAGGGCGGCTATGTGAAGCTCGATGATCGCTGCCATGACGACGCGAAATCGCGTACCTTCCGCCAGATCCTCGGCGCGAAAGGCGTCAAGACGGCCGCCCTGCTCGAGACACCGTACGACGGGCAGCTGGTCGACGTCATGCACAAGTCGGATCTGAAGAAAGCACTCGCCGACAAGGGCATCCAGGCGCGCAGCGCCGGCTCGTCTAATCCGTCCCAGTCGGCGGAGAACGCCAAGAAAAAAGCGGCCGATGCATACCGCGGCGAGCTATTCCGTCGGGTTCGCGAAAAGCACAGCGGGACAGGCCTTGACGATTTCGATCTGAAGATCGTCGCTGTCACCTTCTATCGGCGTCTCTGGAATGAGAACCAGCGCCGTCTCTCGAAGCTTTACGACTGGGGCTCGAAGGCGATAAGCGAAGCCGACTTTGCGAAAAAGGTCGACGAGTTCGAGAAGAACGATTCGGAAGCGCTCGGGCGCCTGGTGATGGATATCGCGCTAATCGGCGAATCGGTCGCCGAGAACTATTCGAGCGCCAAGCCCGAGCTGCTCGAAGCAACCGCGCGCGTGCGTGGCATCGACCCGGGCCTCGTGCGCAAACATGTCGAAGGCGACATGAAGCCGAAGCGGCCGACACCGATACCCGCGAAGAAGATGCCCGCCAACGCGCCCAAGCCGCCAGCAAAGGCAGCAGGCAAAAAGGCTGCGCCCGCCAAGAAGCCCCCCGCAGCAAAGAAGGCACAAGCGCCGAAGAAACCGATCGCCGCGAAGAAGTCGACGAAGAGGGCTTCGCCTGCCGATCTGTTCAATAGCGACGAGGCCAAAGTAGCATGGCCGTTCCCGACGGATTCAGGGCGGCGCCCGTGA